The following DNA comes from Peribacillus sp. FSL E2-0218.
GCGACGAAATACGGGCAGCCAAAATTACAGTATTCATATAAATATTCACTAAGTGTGCTGATTTTCGTGTCAAAGGTCGCTTTCTGATTCGTATCATCAAAAAAGCCCCGCAGCCTTAATTGACCATAGCCCCAGTCCCCCACAATATAATCATACTTCGTTAAAATCTCACTGTACCTGGCTTTAAAGGCTTCTTCGTTATAGCCTTCCCTTTCATCCTCGATTATTTCATAGGTCAGGTTATTGATGGTAATCATTGCTTTCACCTCTCATTCATACATTCTTTCTTTAAATTATAACTGATTCCCCATCAATTACTAAGCGAAAAATAGAGAAATATGTCCATCCTAAGGTTACGGGGGTGTTATTGATGAAAAAGACAATCATGACGTTAGGTTTAAGCTCGATCATTGCACTGACGGGATGCTCCGATAAACAAGAGCAGGGACTCGGTGCAAAGAACCATGCAGGCAACCCGACAAATGTAAATAATCCCACTCAGTACTATGACGAGGATTATCGGAACCATGATAATAAAAGCGATGATTTTGGCTTTACCCGGACAAATAAGACGACCATTAATGGGCGCAATGTTTCCAACAAAACCGCTTCCATTGATCGTGAACAACTTTCTGATGTCATTTCCAAGCTCAGTGTACAGATTCCGAATGTCAATGATGTATCCACCCTTGTGACCGATGAGGAGGTTCTCGTCGTTTATGATACGGATACCAAGGATAGAACGGATACCGCCGACCAAGTGAAGCGCACTGCCATGTCCGTCGTCCCTCGTTATTATCATGTATATGTTAGTGATGATCCCACCCTTGCCCAAAATGTCGAGAATTTCGCTACCTTGAAATCAGGCAGCAGAGGCATTGACTATACGATTGAACAGACCATCAAAAGCATGCTCAAGTCACCACAAGGATACAAAATGAGTGACGTGGAAAATGAAAACGGGGAAATGATCAACGATAAAAGAGATCATCATGATAACATCAAGCAAAAGATGGACAATCTCTAATCGGCAATAAAACGAAAGGACCGAAAATATTTCGGTCCTTTCGTTCGTTCTATTTCAATAGTTCTTCGCCTTTGCTTTGCTTATGTTTTGCCGCTGCATTGACCTGTTCATCCGCATGATAGGAAGAACGGACAAGCGGACCGGATTCGCAGTGGCTGAAGCCTTTTTCCAAAGCGCGGTCTTTTAATTCAGAAAACTCCTCGGGCGTGTAGTATTTAAGAACCTTTAAATGCTTTTTGGTCGGCTGCAGATACTGGCCGATCGTCATGATATCGACGTTATTCGCCCTTAGGTCATCCATCGTTTCAAGGATTTCCTCCCGAGTTTCGCCTAGACCGACCATCAAGCTGGATTTCGTCGGGATTTCCGGATACAGCTCCTTGGCCCTTCTTAACAGCTCCAATGAACGCTCGTATTTCGCCTGCGCCCGCACACGGTCAGATAAGCTTCTGACGGTCTCTATATTATGGTTGAGGATGTCTGGCTTGGCATCCATCAAAATTTTGATGTTTTCATGCACCCCGCCCATATCAGATGGCAATACCTCAATGGAAGTGAATGGATTTTTACGGCGGATGGCACGAACCGTTTCAGCAAACACCTCGGCGCCTCCATCCTTTAAATCATCACGGGCGACAGCCGTAATGACCACATGTTTTAAATTCATTAACACAACGGAATCAGCTACGCGCTCAGGTTCAGCCCAGTCCAGTTCATTGGGACGTCCGGTTGTAACCGCACAGAAACGGCAAGCCCTTGTACATATTTCCCCTAAGATCATGAAGGTCGCCGTTCTTCTTACTGCCCAGCATTCGTGGATATTCGGGCATTTCGCTTCCTCACATACCGTATGGAGATTTTTCTCTCGCATCATATTTTTCAAACCAAGGTAATTTTCATTAGTATTAAGCTTTATTTTTAACCAATCTGGTTTTCGAAGAATTTCTTTATTTGTAGAAGACACGGAAATGTCACTCCATTCTATAGAAATTAACACACCCTACTTTAACAATAAAAATACATTTATACAAGTTATAGTTGGATTCCCATTATTTATTTTTCATGTTTGAAGCTAAATCAGCAAAACTATAAAAGATGGACGGACTGATGTTTTTATAAATACGGATAGTGTCATGAAAGGAGCTGCCCCGTTGAAAAGATTATTCTTCCTTACCCTTGCTTGTTTGTTCATTTTGAAAGGTCCAAGCCAAGTGGCTAATGCTGCTGTCGATATCCCTGAAGCATATGCAGGGAGGATGGAGCTATATAAAAATATGGAGGCGACACTCCAGATTCCATGGTATTATCTCGCTGGAGCCGATCAATATGAACATAGCATACGGCTTGCACGGCCGGATCTGGAGCCGGCGAAAGGGTTGATTGGCCTCAATATCGAGCCTTCAAAATGGAGAGGCATCCTTAACCCGAACTTAAATGATGTAAACCCGCTCACGATCACCTTTTTTGATGGTTTGGGCGTGGATGGAAATGGTGATGGCAAGGCGGATATCATGAATGATACGGACCGTTTATATGCGTTTTCCAAGCACCTCCGGAATTATGGCACCGATGAAGATAATATCAGGATCGCCCTTTGGGATTATTATAAACGGGACAAAGCCGTCAGCATCATCATGGGCAATGCAGAAATCTACAAGAAATATGGCCGACTGGATTTACAGGAAAAAGCCTTCCCGGTCCCTGTTCGGACTCATTATACGTATTTGAATACATGGGGGAGCGCTCGCGGCTGGGGAGGCAGGAGGATCCACGAGGGCACTGACATCTTTGCTGATTATAGCCTGCCGGTTCGATCGACCAGTTATGGAATCATTGAAATGAAAGGCTGGAACAAATTCGGCGGATGGCGGATAGGGATACGGGATTTAAATAATACGTATCATTATTTTGCCCATTTAAGCGGGTTTACCGAAGGACTGAAGGTTGGACATATTGTCGAGCCAGGACAAGTCATCGGAGGAGTGGGCAGTACAGGTTATGGCCCTCCAGGAACATCAGGTAAATTCCCACCGCATCTCCATTATGGAATGTACAAAGATAACGGCCGCACGGAATGGAGCTTTGACC
Coding sequences within:
- a CDS encoding YutD family protein gives rise to the protein MITINNLTYEIIEDEREGYNEEAFKARYSEILTKYDYIVGDWGYGQLRLRGFFDDTNQKATFDTKISTLSEYLYEYCNFGCPYFVAKKIKK
- a CDS encoding M23 family metallopeptidase, producing MKGPSQVANAAVDIPEAYAGRMELYKNMEATLQIPWYYLAGADQYEHSIRLARPDLEPAKGLIGLNIEPSKWRGILNPNLNDVNPLTITFFDGLGVDGNGDGKADIMNDTDRLYAFSKHLRNYGTDEDNIRIALWDYYKRDKAVSIIMGNAEIYKKYGRLDLQEKAFPVPVRTHYTYLNTWGSARGWGGRRIHEGTDIFADYSLPVRSTSYGIIEMKGWNKFGGWRIGIRDLNNTYHYFAHLSGFTEGLKVGHIVEPGQVIGGVGSTGYGPPGTSGKFPPHLHYGMYKDNGRTEWSFDPYPYLKMWERKDLAKKQN
- the lipA gene encoding lipoyl synthase produces the protein MSVSSTNKEILRKPDWLKIKLNTNENYLGLKNMMREKNLHTVCEEAKCPNIHECWAVRRTATFMILGEICTRACRFCAVTTGRPNELDWAEPERVADSVVLMNLKHVVITAVARDDLKDGGAEVFAETVRAIRRKNPFTSIEVLPSDMGGVHENIKILMDAKPDILNHNIETVRSLSDRVRAQAKYERSLELLRRAKELYPEIPTKSSLMVGLGETREEILETMDDLRANNVDIMTIGQYLQPTKKHLKVLKYYTPEEFSELKDRALEKGFSHCESGPLVRSSYHADEQVNAAAKHKQSKGEELLK
- a CDS encoding YhcN/YlaJ family sporulation lipoprotein, which translates into the protein MKKTIMTLGLSSIIALTGCSDKQEQGLGAKNHAGNPTNVNNPTQYYDEDYRNHDNKSDDFGFTRTNKTTINGRNVSNKTASIDREQLSDVISKLSVQIPNVNDVSTLVTDEEVLVVYDTDTKDRTDTADQVKRTAMSVVPRYYHVYVSDDPTLAQNVENFATLKSGSRGIDYTIEQTIKSMLKSPQGYKMSDVENENGEMINDKRDHHDNIKQKMDNL